tcttttataaattaaaaaaaattgagtaagaataaaatgtttcctTTATAAAgcattgcaaaattattttttacataaattttacaattgtatTTGAAAAGAGGTTAGTACCAAATGGTGGCGCTGACGATGCTGATACATCGGAATTACACTGGAATAttggtataagaaaactgaGATAAGTActctaaaatgtaaaattgctaagatttttattataaatttgcatttattgtcaaatatttGAGTTCTTACAATTATTCGTCGTTATACTTCATATTTTTTCGGTAAATCATTGTCGCCAGCGCCATcatttggtactacatttctaacagattttcgCCTCACTTTTGGAGGCGAAATCAGGCTtaggatctacaataggtgtagtaagccttatgccataagaaattgaccaattataatcgaatttgagaagaataatcgaatataattggttaattccttatggcataaggcttactacactattgtagatccgggcttATAGCGTTTTCAATTTGTTGACTCGACCCGACTCCGGGTCAATGGTCTGTTCcttttatcttcatttcttgcacagtttatcactttttttgcGGTGGAAAAGAACAAACCATTGACTCTGAGTCGGGTCGAGTCACCAAATCGAAAACGCTATTAGTTCGGTCTCCTGGTTCTAGTCTTCAATTATCCcaataaaaaactgaaaaactATGGGGCACTGAGTGCCATTAAGTTTTTTCCAATGAAAGACGCTAATAGTTATATTTATGTGAATTTTCAGGATACAATTTCTACGCGATTTACGAGAGTTTTTTGGAGTTACCTTCAAGATAGAACCAATTAAGGGAGAAGAAACGTCATTGCAAGTACGTTTAACTTGTTTAGGTATTGGTTATaccaatataaataaacgaaCTCTGTAATgccataaatataattattattgcaaaagtacgactatattaaatatattttttgcctttttttaccCTGAACATCAATAATAATGAAgagtatatttacaatataaatatataaaaaataagtcaataaaattttataatataaaattttgcaaatgcaTCGGTTTAGATGGCCAATTGTGAAATGATTCACATTTAAATTGTTTCCAtttgttttgataaatttttgacCATTGCTTCCAATCATAATAAGTAATCTTTTTTGGATGCTTTATTTCACTGTAATAATGCtgatatttatcaaaaatttgcaaaaaccTTTGTAAAAACATTCGTCtagttacaaataaattattaccctttttcttttttgttaccCCTTGCTTTCTGCCTGCAACTGCCATTTCTAATGCACTGTGtacacaaaatctaaattttatacattgcataaagacattttaaatgatattgaTATTAACCATCCGTCTGTACACTGACCCCAAAAGGGAACAAGCGAAATTTTTCACTTGTGTAACCACAAAATGGGTGATAGATGGAGCTTGACTCTCCTTTCATAAATGAccaaaataactattaaaatttttaaaatgtagtcACTCAAgagtaattagaaatttttccagatctttttcatgtatttgacatttaaaaagAGGTCATTGTACAGATTGTATTAGTGAAAATAAGTGTACAGACGGAGGATTAAATgcatagtaatatttaaaatattattgataccTGTTCTTTACATCACACCATATAATGCTTATTGGACACGGATACAATCTTTGTCGTCctttcttatgtaaaaaagcagtatttgcttgaaaaatgTTGAGTCTAACCGACTTGTTAAATCTCTTATATAATCCACGCTTCATGGCATCGAAAGAAAATGGACAGTCTCCTCCAATTGTGATACTTTGTAGCTTTATTGGTGGTATTATCAACGACAGGAGTGAGCCTTGTAAGCCAAGAATGAGCCATCTTGAACAAAAGCATTGTCAGTTCGTATATGCTTACTCTTACATAACACTTAATATCTATCTAAACTATAGCTTTACTTACTTTGCTATTTTATCTGAACAAGATAAACTATTAGTGGGATCTCCTCTACCTGGTTTAGTACGTAAAGGGCCTACAACATGATACTTTGCACCAGGCAAATGAGGATCCTGTgctttctcttctttcaaACATTTTGCTCCTGTTCTGTACACATCTTTATATGATTCTGCAATTACATGTTCATTATTATCTTCATTAACACGTCTAATTTTGTATGGAGACAAGCCATCGTCCACAGCCTCCTGTTTGGGAAAAATGGAACAATCTCCACAAGGTGTTTGactcgaaaaaaaatgaaatgataCACCATTATTTAATtcgattttattatcattatttcgtGAGAAAATTGCACTCTCAGAGCCACTTAAAATCAAGTCGATTTGATCATACAAGTAACGTATAAACGCACGTCTGGCTAGAATCTCCGCGTGCGAGTCGCCCAATCGAGAACCTCTCTCTCCTCGAGTACTCTCTGTTAATTCTGAATCTCCTAAACATTTCGTCCCAGTAGCAAGTGCTACCAAAGACAATAAATCGtcaccattttttaaaacaatgcCAGACAATATGGTCCATTCGTGAGCGTTAGGTTTACCAGTAtcctttaagaaattatatttctctatACATAGTCTAGCTATGTTATCTGCAAAGTTCTCCATCATttaacatgatttttttttggtaGGTGTTTAGTGTGCCCTCAGCCTATACCACGTAATTTACGGCTATATGGACTTTTATGGAcactttcttcttcttctttaaagggccatctacaatggagagtcgtaggccaTAGTAGTAgttgtagaaaatattttcatttcgtactgccttaagggccatctacaatgggtgcgttcggggagacgctattagcgctaccagcatcagtccatcttcattactcattaaaagtagaataaggataaactgatgctggtagcgctaatagcgtctcctcgAACACActcaatggagtgttttagtcgTAACAACGCTAAATCTACGACCATgctgtcaataatataaacgacGTAACAATGATATACAAGCCGGCTATCATAGAGAGGTGACTAAAAACTAACCCCGAACACCTaaacgctcatcgtaagcacccactgaattggctcaatgtctgaggctcgattcttgaatttagtcgcaagagaaacgtattcgcaaattctgttcttacagaaaagttagaaatttattggctatcgtatggctattaaccaataaacttacaactttctgttagagcgagtatttgcgtatacgtttctcttgcgaatgacttcaagaatcgggcccctgtatgtaatgaaaatattgtctacgactactgctacggcctacaactctccattgtagatggccctttagcataagggccaccgcacaaactctttcataacgcgttacgttacgttaagtactccatacgaacttaagttgtacttaaaatttaacttaaatcaacacaaagaaatcctttacgtaagaacttaagaacttacgttaaaagtttctttgtgcgttgatgtaagtttaattttaagtacgaacttagatttatggagcacttaacgtaacgtaacgtgttacgaaaaagcttgtgcggtggccctaacacgttacgttacgttaagtgctccataaacctaagttcgtacttaaaattaaacttacatcaacgcacaaagaaacttttaacgtaagttctgaagttcttacgttaaggatttctttgtgcgttgatttaagttaaattttaagtaaaacttaggttcgtatggagtacttaacgtaacgtaacgcgttatgaaagagtttgtgcggtggcccttaggGCCTATAGCAGACACTgggtgcgttccacttaaTGCCCGCAACGCTTGCGAGCGTTGCttatccttgtttaatatttgataaccaacaaggatgaaatgaTTCCACGGTCCGCACCTATTGATAGCGTTTTCTACTGGGAAAACTAGTGCAACACTGGTGCGCACTGAGTGCAATTTTAATGTTCCACTGTAAAAATCAGTTCACATATTTTCAGTGTTTAATGTTCTACcagagagaaacctgagaACGGCCACCGCGGTCTTTTTTGTGCGAccgatatttgactagcatcagcgccaaacgtggatgtaaagtctgttttaagcctcgtctacagaagtcgcaagcagccagttgcgacttgtTACAGCCAATGAGCgcctagtttctagttaaagctcgacaatcattggctgtcgcaagtcgcaactagctgtttgcgacttgcgacagccaatgagcgcctaatttctagttaaagctcgacaatcattggctgtcgcaagtcgcaactggctgcttgcaacttctgtagacgaggctttacattaatcgcaagcagctagttgcgacttgcgacatccaataggcgcttagtttctagttaaagctcgacattTATTGGGTGTTGCAAATTGCAACTGGCGACTGCAATTAATGTAGAATGGCCTTTtcatccacgtttggcgctgatgtTAGTCAAATATTGGTTGCACGAAAAAAgccgcggtggccgctctca
This sequence is a window from Monomorium pharaonis isolate MP-MQ-018 chromosome 3, ASM1337386v2, whole genome shotgun sequence. Protein-coding genes within it:
- the LOC105837029 gene encoding tRNA-specific adenosine deaminase 1 isoform X1 is translated as MMENFADNIARLCIEKYNFLKDTGKPNAHEWTILSGIVLKNGDDLLSLVALATGTKCLGDSELTESTRGERGSRLGDSHAEILARRAFIRYLYDQIDLILSGSESAIFSRNNDNKIELNNGVSFHFFSSQTPCGDCSIFPKQEAVDDGLSPYKIRRVNEDNNEHVIAESYKDVYRTGAKCLKEEKAQDPHLPGAKYHVVGPLRTKPGRGDPTNSLSCSDKIAKWLILGLQGSLLSLIIPPIKLQSITIGGDCPFSFDAMKRGLYKRFNKSVRLNIFQANTAFLHKKGRQRLYPCPISIIWCDVKNRFCVHSALEMAVAGRKQGVTKKKKGNNLFVTRRMFLQRFLQIFDKYQHYYSEIKHPKKITYYDWKQWSKIYQNKWKQFKCESFHNWPSKPMHLQNFIL
- the LOC105837029 gene encoding tRNA-specific adenosine deaminase 1 isoform X2; its protein translation is MMENFADNIARLCIEKYNFLKDTGKPNAHEWTILSGIVLKNGDDLLSLVALATGTKCLGDSELTESTRGERGSRLGDSHAEILARRAFIRYLYDQIDLILSGSESAIFSRNNDNKIELNNGVSFHFFSSQTPCGDCSIFPKQEAVDDGLSPYKIRRVNEDNNEHVIAESYKDVYRTGAKCLKEEKAQDPHLPGAKYHVVGPLRTKPGRGDPTNSLSCSDKIAKWLILGLQGSLLSLIIPPIKLQSITIGGDCPFSFDAMKRGLYKRFNKSVRLNIFQANTAFLHKKGRQRLYPCPISIIWCDVKNSALEMAVAGRKQGVTKKKKGNNLFVTRRMFLQRFLQIFDKYQHYYSEIKHPKKITYYDWKQWSKIYQNKWKQFKCESFHNWPSKPMHLQNFIL
- the LOC105837029 gene encoding tRNA-specific adenosine deaminase 1 isoform X3 encodes the protein MMENFADNIARLCIEKYNFLKDTGKPNAHEWTILSGIVLKNGDDLLSLVALATGTKCLGDSELTESTRGERGSRLGDSHAEILARRAFIRYLYDQIDLILSGSESAIFSRNNDNKIELNNGVSFHFFSSQTPCGDCSIFPKQEAVDDGLSPYKIRRVNEDNNEHVIAESYKDVYRTGAKCLKEEKAQDPHLPGAKYHVVGPLRTKPGRGDPTNSLSCSDKIAKWLILGLQGSLLSLIIPPIKLQSITIGGDCPFSFDAMKRGLYKRFNKSVRLNIFQANTAFLHKKGRQRLYPCPISIIWCDVKNRFCVHSALEMAVAGRKQGVTKKKKVK
- the LOC105837029 gene encoding tRNA-specific adenosine deaminase 1 isoform X4 produces the protein MMENFADNIARLCIEKYNFLKDTGKPNAHEWTILSGIVLKNGDDLLSLVALATGTKCLGDSELTESTRGERGSRLGDSHAEILARRAFIRYLYDQIDLILSGSESAIFSRNNDNKIELNNGVSFHFFSSQTPCGDCSIFPKQEAVDDGLSPYKIRRVNEDNNEHVIAESYKDVYRTGAKCLKEEKAQDPHLPGAKYHVVGPLRTKPGRGDPTNSLSCSDKIAKWLILGLQGSLLSLIIPPIKLQSITIGGDCPFSFDAMKRGLYKRFNKSVRLNIFQANTAFLHKKGRQRLYPCPISIIWCDVKNSALEMAVAGRKQGVTKKKKVK